From the genome of Leptotrichia sp. oral taxon 847:
AAAGAAAGACAAAAAAGTGTTAGAAATAAAAAAAATACTCCCATATTTTTCAGATAATATCGTAAAAGAAAATAAAAATGATAGTAAAATCAATTTAGAAAAAGAGTTTAAACGAAAAAAAGGACTTGCTATGCACTACTATTTTGAACATATTTTGACAGATGTGGAAATTGAAAAAAAAATCGCAACTTCAGCTATTTTCAGTCGTTATGGGAATATGATTGGGAAAAATAATATTTTTAAAATGATAGAGAGAATGAATAATTTTATTCAAAAAAATCTTGAAATTTATGATCCAAAATACACAGTTTACAACGAATTTGAAATTTTTGACGATGAAAAAATGATAAAAAAAATAATTGACAGAATTAATATTGATGAAAAGAATAAAAAAATTTATATTTTTGACTACAAAACAGGTTACGAGCCTGAAAAAAATGAGAAATATAAAGAACAGATAGAAGATTATAAAAAAATTTTAGCAAGAAAAGTTGGAAAAAGTTATGAAATTGAAGCAAGAATATTGGAAGTTTAATTTTTACTACTTCGCCCAATAAAATTGAATGAGTAAAATATTTAGAGGTAGGTGTGTAAAAATTTTTGTGTAAAGTCAAAATTGATTTTACATTCCTAAAATTACAACTAAAATAAAATAAACACGGTAAGATAATTATACACTAGAAAAATAAAAAAATCTTGACATAAAGTCAAAATTAAAGTACAATTAGGTGAAATTGCTTATTTTAATTTTGAATTTTGACTATATTTTAAAAACAAAAATTAATGTATTTATTTGTTGATTCAAACGAAAATATAATAAATTTGTAGTATAATACAATAATTGTAATAGTTAGTAATTTAAATTGGTTTTAAAATTATAAAACTAAAAGAAAGGAGATTTTATGGAATACCATAAACCAGTGTTATATGATGAAGTCATCGAAAATATTATTACAGATAAAGATGCAATTTATGTTGATTGTACACTTGGTGGCGGTGGTCATACGCAAGGTATTCTTAAAAATTCTTCGAAAAATTCAAAGGTTATTGCAATAGATCAAGATATTGAAGCAATTGAATTTGCAAAAAAGAGACTTGAAAATTATAATAATTTTACAGTATTTCAAGATAATTTTAAAAATATAGATACAGTTGTTTATTTGGCGGGATTTGAAAAAGTTGACAGAATACTTATGGATATTGGAGTTTCTTCTAATCAGCTGGATAACGCAAAAAGGGGTTTTTCTTACAGATTTTGCGCAAAATTGGATATGAGAATGGATAAATCGCTAAAATTGAGTGCTTATGATGTTGTAAATACTTTTTCTGAAAAAGAAATTGCAGATATAATTTATAAATATGGGGAAGAGCCAAAATCCAGAAAAATTGCTAAAAATATAGTGGAATATCGTAAAGATAAAAAAATAGAAACTACAACAGAATTGGCTGACATTGTGATAAGATCGATAGGAAAAAGTATGAAAAGACATCCAGCAAAAAGGACTTTTCAAGCAATAAGAATTTTTGTAAATAAAGAACTGGAAGTCTTGACACAAACATTGGATAAAGCGGTTAAGTTATTAAATGACAAAGGGAAACTTCTGGTAATTACATTTCATTCGCTGGAAGATAGGATAGTAAAAGAAAAGTTTAGGGAATATGAAAATCCTTGTACTTGTCCAAAAGATATACCAATATGTGTGTGTGGGAAAAAAAGTTTGGGAAAAGTGATTACAAAAAAACCTATTGTGGCAAACGATAAAGAATTGACTGAAAATAAAAGAGCGCATTCAGCTAAATTAAGAATTTTTGAAAGGAGAGAAAATAGGAATGAATGATATTTCTAAAGAAAAAAAAATGCAAGTATTGGAAGTTCCAAAAATAACTAATACAGCTAGACAAGTTGCAAATCAAAGAAAAGAGCAAGAGATTATAATTCCTAAGAAAATGAATAAAAGACTTTCAAAAACTGCAGGACTTGATAAAGCAGTGATAAGAAAATTTATTGTTTATATTGGAATTGCAGTAATAGTAGCTTTAATAAAAATTGTAGCAATATATAATGTC
Proteins encoded in this window:
- the rsmH gene encoding 16S rRNA (cytosine(1402)-N(4))-methyltransferase RsmH, which gives rise to MEYHKPVLYDEVIENIITDKDAIYVDCTLGGGGHTQGILKNSSKNSKVIAIDQDIEAIEFAKKRLENYNNFTVFQDNFKNIDTVVYLAGFEKVDRILMDIGVSSNQLDNAKRGFSYRFCAKLDMRMDKSLKLSAYDVVNTFSEKEIADIIYKYGEEPKSRKIAKNIVEYRKDKKIETTTELADIVIRSIGKSMKRHPAKRTFQAIRIFVNKELEVLTQTLDKAVKLLNDKGKLLVITFHSLEDRIVKEKFREYENPCTCPKDIPICVCGKKSLGKVITKKPIVANDKELTENKRAHSAKLRIFERRENRNE